A stretch of Aureispira sp. CCB-E DNA encodes these proteins:
- a CDS encoding T9SS type A sorting domain-containing protein: MQNNKLLLLLITCFWCVGGIVWGQCPNSYTINTQGRPTCATANNGSINASGTTYYSGSTYIWNTGATNRYLYNLPSGHYSVTVTDPTNCTYTATTYLAPSPTGITVNPSFSPCNGILYANPSWPASHPFTYVWSDGSTQESIQNPAPGVYTVTVTDANGCTGVGTKTVTTYPPPMSASHTTTPATCNANDGSIDLTVTGGVAPYTFYWNGVAQGQTVEDPINVPVGAAGVSIRDANNCYLYYTLNVDGPQIEMEVSNMSCGQINGSITVNTQNLSNPTFLWSTGATTPTISNLSTGGYSVTVTDGSCVLTGSGTISDGGNVTAYIVDSTQNPCVSDILTAYGNGGASTGWNPPYNGYTYLWNTGETTPVINVQSGVALYIVTITDVNGCSGIDSLWANSLSNGLSLSSVVTDATCGNSDGAIDLTVSNGTAQSFYWSPTGATTEDLTGIAAGFHIVEVRNWSGCVYSDTIPVGEFIEFSSTNASCGQNNGSATVHDYGMTSPTFSWSNGATTPTINNLSAGMYIVTVTNGSCVIMDTVDILDAGQIVAGITAESACQPDYLTAAPTDGAAPYTYLWGNGATDQSILNVVPGNTYDVTITDSNGCADATSYTVPNPPAVTATYTIIDATCNNKNGGIDLTMTGGALPYNYQWSYGNANVKDLFGIYPGQYSVSITDNNGCELEINNMVVGGQTNITVSRTITQPNASNTGGAIDITVSGVNNPTFLWSNGATTEDISNLSAGWYTVSITDPVTGCVFDRDYHLSVTSTNIVIRGYVYDVSGTGTCQTGLPLPYEMVRLQPLGLTTFTNAQGRYTFNISTPGTYTVEYINTSPLTTTVICPTGGTATVNATASGYFFNNFYLTNPPVQDLEVDLWDYSNATPGFSYYTRIDYCNKGNIIMNGTLEYDYNSLLGFESITGWGSTLTFHDIPGHKFYWSFSNLNPGACRSVDVKFTVPTNMTLGTLLQGTADVLPLVGDATPANNTDGLSTTVVGSWDPNDKQVAPYHSGDAWNGGIIYTTDEELEYNIRFQNTGTAPAHFVIIRDTLDVNLLPETIRDIKTKHNAEVSLENGNILVFTFNNIYLPDSATDFDASMGFVKFKIKRIAGLPVGTQIENTAAIYFDYNEPVITNTPISIIDQFSSVVDIDNKALKVETMPNPFERGITLKYTLEETSEVTIRVMNSIGQCVHTHIVGARQAEGVYIEQLNMEDLPSGMYLLNVETSKAITTTKIVKR; the protein is encoded by the coding sequence ATGCAAAACAATAAATTACTTTTACTCCTAATTACCTGTTTTTGGTGCGTAGGAGGAATTGTGTGGGGGCAATGTCCGAACAGCTACACAATTAACACACAAGGGCGACCGACTTGTGCAACGGCTAATAACGGCTCCATCAATGCGTCAGGTACGACCTATTATTCAGGGTCTACTTATATTTGGAATACAGGGGCGACCAATCGTTACTTATACAATCTTCCATCAGGACATTATTCTGTAACAGTAACTGACCCAACAAATTGTACCTACACAGCAACAACTTATTTAGCCCCTTCACCAACAGGCATAACCGTCAACCCTTCCTTCTCACCTTGTAATGGTATACTATATGCCAATCCATCTTGGCCTGCTAGCCATCCTTTTACTTATGTATGGAGTGATGGGAGCACACAAGAGTCTATTCAGAATCCAGCACCAGGGGTGTATACGGTGACAGTGACGGATGCGAATGGCTGTACTGGTGTTGGTACTAAAACAGTCACTACTTATCCTCCGCCAATGTCTGCTAGCCATACAACGACTCCTGCTACATGCAATGCAAATGATGGTTCTATAGATTTGACAGTAACAGGTGGAGTTGCTCCTTATACGTTTTATTGGAATGGAGTTGCTCAAGGGCAAACAGTAGAAGACCCGATTAATGTACCAGTTGGGGCGGCAGGAGTTAGTATTCGAGATGCTAATAACTGTTACTTGTATTATACCCTAAATGTTGATGGTCCTCAAATAGAAATGGAGGTTTCTAATATGAGTTGTGGCCAAATAAATGGCTCCATTACTGTAAATACTCAAAATTTGAGTAATCCAACATTTTTGTGGAGCACAGGAGCAACAACGCCAACGATCAGCAATTTATCGACTGGAGGATATAGTGTTACCGTAACCGATGGATCATGTGTATTGACAGGTAGTGGTACCATATCAGACGGAGGGAATGTTACAGCTTATATCGTAGATTCTACTCAAAACCCTTGTGTATCGGACATCTTGACTGCATATGGAAATGGTGGCGCCTCTACAGGATGGAATCCACCCTATAATGGATATACTTACTTATGGAATACAGGAGAAACAACGCCTGTTATTAATGTACAGTCAGGTGTAGCCTTGTATATTGTAACGATAACAGACGTGAATGGTTGTTCTGGTATAGATAGTCTTTGGGCAAACAGCTTGTCAAATGGGCTTAGCTTATCTTCTGTGGTGACGGATGCTACTTGTGGCAATAGCGATGGAGCAATTGATTTAACTGTATCGAATGGAACAGCTCAATCTTTTTATTGGTCTCCAACAGGAGCTACAACAGAAGACCTCACAGGCATTGCCGCAGGGTTTCATATTGTAGAAGTCAGAAACTGGTCGGGTTGTGTATATTCAGACACTATTCCAGTAGGAGAGTTTATCGAATTTTCTTCTACCAATGCTAGTTGTGGTCAAAACAATGGCTCTGCCACAGTGCATGATTATGGAATGACTAGCCCTACTTTTTCATGGAGCAATGGAGCAACAACACCTACCATTAATAATTTGTCGGCAGGAATGTATATTGTTACAGTGACCAATGGATCTTGTGTGATTATGGATACCGTAGATATTTTGGATGCGGGGCAAATTGTAGCGGGAATCACGGCAGAGTCTGCTTGTCAGCCTGATTATTTAACCGCAGCACCAACAGACGGAGCTGCGCCATATACCTACCTTTGGGGGAATGGAGCAACGGATCAAAGTATTTTGAATGTTGTTCCTGGTAATACATACGATGTTACGATTACAGATTCTAATGGATGTGCCGATGCTACTAGTTATACTGTGCCCAATCCTCCAGCAGTAACAGCAACTTATACCATTATAGATGCTACTTGTAATAATAAGAATGGTGGAATTGATTTGACCATGACAGGAGGTGCCTTACCCTATAATTATCAGTGGTCTTATGGCAATGCCAATGTAAAAGATTTGTTTGGCATTTATCCTGGACAATATTCTGTTAGCATAACTGATAATAACGGATGTGAATTAGAAATTAATAATATGGTTGTTGGAGGTCAAACGAATATAACCGTGTCAAGAACAATTACACAGCCCAATGCATCGAATACAGGTGGAGCAATTGACATTACAGTATCAGGAGTCAACAACCCAACCTTCTTATGGAGTAACGGAGCCACAACAGAGGATATTAGCAATCTATCTGCTGGATGGTATACGGTTTCTATAACAGATCCTGTAACTGGTTGCGTGTTTGATAGAGATTATCACTTATCAGTAACTAGTACCAACATTGTTATTAGAGGGTATGTATACGATGTGTCGGGTACAGGAACTTGTCAAACTGGTTTGCCTCTGCCTTATGAAATGGTTCGTCTGCAACCGTTGGGTCTAACAACGTTTACCAATGCCCAAGGTCGTTATACCTTTAATATATCAACTCCTGGTACATATACTGTCGAATATATCAACACTTCACCATTGACAACCACTGTTATTTGTCCAACGGGGGGAACAGCAACAGTAAATGCAACAGCAAGTGGTTACTTCTTTAATAATTTCTATTTAACGAATCCACCTGTTCAGGATTTGGAAGTTGACTTGTGGGATTATAGCAATGCAACGCCAGGATTTAGTTATTATACTAGAATTGACTATTGTAACAAAGGTAATATTATTATGAATGGTACCTTAGAGTACGATTACAATAGTTTGCTAGGTTTTGAATCTATTACAGGATGGGGTTCTACCTTGACTTTTCATGATATTCCTGGACATAAATTTTACTGGTCATTTAGCAACTTGAACCCAGGTGCTTGTCGTTCTGTGGATGTTAAATTTACAGTGCCTACAAATATGACATTAGGAACATTGCTACAAGGAACAGCGGATGTTTTACCATTAGTTGGAGATGCGACGCCTGCCAACAATACCGATGGATTATCAACAACAGTAGTTGGTTCTTGGGATCCGAATGACAAGCAGGTAGCTCCTTACCATAGTGGAGATGCTTGGAATGGCGGAATCATTTACACAACAGATGAAGAATTAGAATATAATATTCGTTTCCAAAATACAGGAACAGCACCAGCTCACTTTGTCATTATTCGTGATACCTTGGATGTGAATTTATTGCCAGAAACAATTCGAGATATTAAGACAAAACATAATGCAGAAGTGAGTCTAGAGAATGGCAATATACTTGTATTTACATTTAATAATATTTATTTGCCTGATTCAGCAACTGACTTTGATGCAAGTATGGGATTTGTAAAGTTCAAAATCAAGCGAATTGCAGGTCTACCAGTTGGAACACAAATAGAAAACACAGCCGCTATTTATTTTGACTATAACGAGCCTGTGATTACCAATACTCCAATCAGTATTATTGATCAATTTTCTTCTGTGGTCGATATAGATAATAAAGCATTAAAAGTAGAAACAATGCCGAATCCATTTGAGCGTGGAATTACTTTGAAATATACGTTAGAAGAAACCTCAGAGGTAACCATTCGAGTTATGAATAGTATTGGTCAGTGTGTGCATACTCAT
- a CDS encoding TonB-dependent receptor plug domain-containing protein: protein MRCIFLLAFVTTLLYTNFSFAQDEQLMGTIIGTVLLDDGTPGTGVLILVEGTDINTVTSVNGEYKLLVPANKRINISYSYLAYKTYKELGVKVAPKKPIRLDVTLLSDAVSGPEAIVESFEKREIDALHVEKADIERIPTTDGNLTSLIKYLAPGVTAGTGGELTSQYSVRGGNYDENLVYVNDFEIYRPLLVRSGQQEGLIFPNGDMLDYLSFSSGGFKAQYGDKMASVLDVHYRRPYEFEASVGGSLLGGSVYVGGAVYKDSISKQRKVPNRFTYTLGARYKTTSYLLSSLDVKGEYVPQFVDIQGDFIYDINEKWQVEAIGHYSNSIYSLIPRESSTTTGLFNQALRLTTLFEGQEISNFENFTAGTAITFLPWGGGRDKEIDTTATVATNLKLKLLASHYQSNENERIDIINFYKLDEIETGLGEDNFGEVIGTLAYGETHHFARNFLQANVTNVQLKGTWLYDRYERTGIENHHWLKWGIGYKNEIINDKLKEWRRLDSLGYTLPVDTNQVYIPNYIRTTVNLNSHRLNAYVQNTWEHKSMKHLFRMTAGVRASYWTLNKELIVSPRLQMYYTPRRYQNSIADTTKKTKDLTFKLATGLYYQSPFYRELRDLRGEVNTGVRAQKSVHVLGGIVWDFIMFKRRFKFITEAYYKHQWDLIPYDIENVRIRYYGDNLATGYVAGLDLRLNGELVDGLESWINLSFLRARESFNGVNHGVRTLNGTTIDTTYLSDAPKATDQLVIFSMYFQDDFPKAPWARLNFAFTVGTGLPFGIPENNVQFRNSYRFAAYHRIDIGASFGLWDRKIHIDKKYDGNKALFKKTSKHALRGIRGIWVSFEVFNLMDVKNVASNTWIKDFSNRSYAIPNVLTSRRFNVRFKIDF from the coding sequence ATGCGTTGTATTTTTTTGTTGGCTTTTGTGACAACCCTTTTGTACACCAACTTTTCCTTTGCCCAAGACGAGCAATTGATGGGAACCATTATAGGAACGGTTCTATTAGATGATGGTACACCAGGTACTGGCGTTTTAATTTTGGTAGAAGGTACAGATATTAACACCGTAACCAGTGTAAATGGCGAATATAAATTGTTGGTGCCTGCCAACAAACGAATAAACATTAGCTATAGCTACCTTGCTTATAAAACATATAAAGAACTGGGGGTAAAAGTAGCTCCCAAAAAGCCCATAAGATTAGATGTAACATTGCTCTCGGATGCTGTTAGTGGTCCTGAGGCAATTGTGGAATCTTTCGAAAAACGAGAGATAGACGCCTTGCATGTTGAGAAAGCAGATATTGAGCGCATTCCGACCACAGATGGGAACTTAACCTCTCTTATCAAGTATTTGGCACCAGGGGTAACCGCAGGAACGGGGGGAGAGTTGACGTCTCAGTACTCTGTTCGAGGAGGAAACTACGACGAAAACTTGGTGTATGTCAATGATTTTGAAATATACCGTCCATTGTTGGTTCGATCTGGACAGCAGGAAGGGTTAATTTTTCCAAATGGAGATATGTTGGATTATTTATCGTTTTCTTCAGGAGGATTTAAAGCTCAATATGGAGATAAAATGGCTTCGGTTTTGGACGTGCATTATCGCCGCCCCTACGAGTTTGAAGCTTCTGTTGGCGGTTCTTTATTAGGAGGGAGTGTCTATGTAGGAGGTGCTGTTTATAAAGATTCTATTTCTAAACAACGAAAAGTCCCCAATCGTTTTACTTATACCTTAGGGGCTCGTTACAAAACAACTTCTTATTTGTTATCTTCTTTAGATGTCAAAGGAGAGTATGTGCCTCAATTTGTAGATATACAAGGCGATTTTATTTATGATATTAATGAAAAATGGCAAGTAGAAGCTATTGGACATTATTCTAATTCCATCTATTCTTTGATTCCTAGAGAGAGTTCTACCACAACAGGGTTATTCAACCAAGCCTTGCGCTTGACCACTTTGTTTGAAGGGCAAGAAATTTCTAATTTTGAGAATTTTACAGCGGGAACAGCGATTACCTTTTTGCCTTGGGGAGGCGGAAGAGATAAAGAAATTGATACAACAGCTACAGTAGCAACTAATCTAAAGCTAAAATTGTTGGCATCTCATTATCAATCGAATGAAAACGAACGAATTGATATTATCAACTTTTACAAATTAGACGAAATAGAAACTGGTCTGGGGGAAGATAATTTTGGAGAAGTAATTGGAACGCTGGCTTATGGTGAAACGCATCACTTTGCTCGAAATTTTTTACAAGCAAACGTAACCAATGTTCAGTTAAAAGGGACTTGGTTGTACGACCGTTACGAAAGAACAGGGATTGAGAATCATCATTGGTTGAAGTGGGGAATTGGCTACAAAAATGAAATTATCAACGATAAGTTGAAGGAATGGCGTCGATTGGACTCGTTGGGTTATACTTTGCCTGTTGATACAAACCAAGTGTATATTCCCAATTATATTCGTACTACTGTTAATTTGAATTCTCATCGTCTAAATGCCTACGTTCAAAATACATGGGAACACAAATCAATGAAGCATTTGTTTCGGATGACGGCAGGTGTACGTGCTAGTTATTGGACACTCAACAAAGAGCTAATTGTTTCTCCTCGTTTGCAGATGTATTACACGCCTAGACGTTATCAAAATTCAATTGCAGATACCACTAAGAAAACAAAAGATTTAACCTTTAAATTAGCCACAGGCTTATACTATCAATCGCCTTTCTATAGAGAGTTGCGTGACTTGAGAGGTGAGGTAAACACGGGCGTAAGGGCACAAAAATCCGTGCATGTGTTGGGAGGAATTGTCTGGGATTTTATTATGTTTAAGCGTCGTTTTAAATTTATAACAGAGGCTTATTATAAACATCAATGGGACTTGATACCATACGATATAGAAAATGTTCGCATTCGATACTATGGAGACAATTTAGCAACAGGATATGTAGCAGGATTGGATTTGAGGCTAAATGGAGAGCTGGTAGACGGTTTGGAATCTTGGATTAATCTATCATTTTTAAGAGCAAGAGAATCTTTTAATGGCGTTAATCATGGTGTCAGAACGTTGAATGGAACGACTATTGATACCACATACTTGTCTGATGCCCCCAAAGCAACCGACCAGTTGGTGATTTTTTCTATGTACTTTCAAGATGATTTTCCGAAAGCTCCTTGGGCACGACTAAATTTTGCGTTTACAGTAGGAACAGGCTTGCCATTTGGTATTCCTGAAAACAATGTACAATTTAGAAATTCTTATCGTTTTGCAGCTTATCATAGAATTGACATTGGGGCTTCTTTTGGGCTTTGGGATCGCAAGATTCATATTGACAAAAAATATGATGGAAACAAAGCACTATTTAAAAAAACGTCCAAACACGCACTAAGAGGAATTCGAGGAATTTGGGTTAGTTTTGAGGTGTTTAATCTAATGGATGTTAAAAATGTGGCTTCGAATACTTGGATTAAAGATTTTTCGAATCGCAGCTATGCTATTCCTAATGTATTAACCTCTAGACGCTTTAATGTACGATTCAAGATTGATTTTTAA
- a CDS encoding RNA 2'-phosphotransferase: MLRHKPEIIQLNLDENGWAKTEELLHQLAKHNRKISFPILEEVVANNDKQRFAFNTDKTKIRASQGHSIDISLGYQSVRPPRILYHGTATRFLDSILEKGLLKRNRHHVHLSKDIHTASNVGSRHGKVVILEIRAKEMHEAGFEFFVSENQVWLTDHVPVEYLSLVETLD, encoded by the coding sequence GTGTTAAGACATAAACCTGAAATTATACAACTAAATTTAGATGAAAATGGCTGGGCTAAAACCGAAGAATTACTGCATCAATTAGCAAAACATAATAGAAAAATAAGCTTTCCTATTCTGGAAGAAGTTGTTGCTAATAATGATAAGCAACGTTTTGCTTTTAATACAGATAAAACAAAAATTCGAGCAAGCCAAGGGCATTCTATAGATATTAGTTTAGGTTATCAATCTGTTAGACCACCTCGCATATTATATCACGGTACAGCAACTCGGTTTTTAGATTCCATTCTAGAAAAAGGTCTGCTAAAAAGAAATCGACACCACGTTCACTTATCTAAAGATATACATACGGCTAGCAATGTGGGGAGCCGACACGGCAAAGTGGTTATATTGGAAATCCGAGCTAAAGAAATGCATGAGGCAGGATTTGAATTTTTTGTATCAGAAAATCAAGTCTGGTTAACGGATCATGTACCTGTTGAATATTTGTCTTTAGTAGAAACTTTGGACTAG
- a CDS encoding toxin-antitoxin system YwqK family antitoxin, with protein MINKLLVVVLLIALTSQLIAQENRKENGVKVGRWVHKDDRDLVYAEGNYNDGVKEGRWLYYVSPVSRYTGVPDVKGDYNAAGQKTGTWTFISTQTKIRVDANFVDGLMDGTCSYYSPTGKILATGLMSTGIRHGQWVFYNSGKKMTDGFYQNGIKIGNWTYDYYPEPTMHVKGMFNFDDGNKSGKLEYYRVDYHPKFGTEELLSGIGTYSNGKKIGRWIEYNQGLKGEFVETGNYNRNGKRHGFWKSTIERKNYQAAIYENGVLNGKFMQYHDNGKLKYETTYKDGLPTGPFVRYYNNGNIEEKGTTVFSPNPSDVTIDTIYYTLKLPYEYHFQLVELPNFYRMNYNFATWITDPSYSIEPAELDRRFDIYKDYGLEPKKRIESTKITGRKAVRTGEYQAFFRNQKLKLEGSYHPKVTEVFDPETNTYIRDYARDGEWKEYDDNGYVMRTMFYDKGKLLKMLDDKGNEVGVGAKATSTEETKSEPAPEEENKRVEVIKNN; from the coding sequence ATGATTAACAAACTACTTGTTGTTGTACTACTAATAGCTTTGACTAGTCAACTGATTGCGCAAGAGAATCGTAAAGAAAATGGTGTCAAAGTTGGGCGATGGGTACATAAAGATGACCGAGATTTGGTTTATGCAGAAGGAAATTATAACGATGGAGTCAAAGAAGGAAGATGGCTTTATTATGTTTCTCCCGTCAGTCGATATACAGGAGTGCCTGATGTAAAAGGAGACTATAATGCTGCTGGACAAAAAACGGGCACTTGGACTTTTATTAGTACACAAACGAAAATTAGAGTAGATGCAAATTTTGTGGATGGCTTGATGGATGGCACTTGTAGTTATTATAGTCCTACTGGAAAAATTCTAGCAACAGGGTTAATGAGCACTGGTATTCGTCATGGTCAATGGGTATTTTATAATAGTGGTAAAAAAATGACGGATGGTTTTTATCAAAATGGCATCAAAATAGGTAACTGGACCTATGATTACTACCCAGAACCAACCATGCACGTCAAAGGGATGTTTAACTTTGACGACGGCAACAAAAGTGGAAAATTAGAATACTACCGGGTTGATTATCACCCCAAATTTGGCACAGAAGAACTGCTTTCTGGTATTGGAACCTACTCCAATGGAAAAAAAATAGGTCGATGGATTGAATACAACCAAGGCCTAAAAGGCGAGTTTGTAGAAACAGGGAATTATAATCGCAATGGCAAACGTCATGGTTTTTGGAAATCTACCATAGAACGTAAAAATTATCAAGCAGCTATTTACGAAAATGGGGTTTTAAATGGCAAATTTATGCAATACCATGATAATGGCAAATTAAAATATGAAACGACTTATAAAGATGGTTTGCCGACAGGTCCTTTTGTGCGTTATTACAATAATGGGAATATCGAAGAAAAAGGAACCACTGTTTTTTCTCCCAACCCTTCTGATGTTACTATCGATACGATTTATTACACTTTAAAGCTTCCTTATGAGTATCATTTTCAATTGGTAGAATTGCCTAATTTTTATCGTATGAATTACAATTTTGCTACTTGGATTACAGATCCTAGTTATTCCATTGAGCCTGCTGAGTTGGATCGCCGTTTTGATATTTACAAGGACTATGGTTTGGAACCTAAAAAACGTATTGAATCAACCAAAATAACAGGAAGAAAGGCTGTCCGTACAGGCGAATATCAGGCATTTTTCAGAAATCAGAAACTAAAACTAGAGGGAAGTTATCATCCTAAGGTAACTGAAGTTTTCGATCCTGAAACCAATACCTATATCCGCGACTATGCTCGTGATGGTGAATGGAAAGAATACGATGACAATGGCTACGTCATGCGGACAATGTTTTACGACAAAGGAAAACTTTTAAAAATGTTGGATGATAAAGGTAATGAAGTTGGTGTCGGAGCAAAAGCCACCTCTACCGAAGAAACCAAATCCGAGCCAGCACCTGAAGAAGAAAACAAACGCGTTGAAGTAATCAAAAACAACTAA
- a CDS encoding PAS domain-containing protein has product MEDFFAENNKQPRELEDSFERVFDLSPDCMLKIRTIDLRFVAVNQQACDLYGYSKKEFYTMSVFDVDLDSSAKNRINALLEQYHIGEVIDVEGISKKKNGTLFPVQVRYSKIDENHVLAVVRELSEKKKNENLNLELLNVLEIQKRQNLELRLNKDVLRMVARQEPVDDILLMLAERMEGLLEEVRVSILLLDGNRLLVKSAPSLPKEFIESIHGITVGVDILPCCIAAESKRQVIVPNLHTDPFYINCRDLAKTFGITSCWSTPIISPKGEVLGTFAFYSATVREPVSIEMDLILMAADLAEVAIEQSYYKTSLKKINKKYLKQNKELEITKKILEEDKKILEDREEQLKEAQLLSKVGSWHYTFDTQELLWSEQQYRTYNVDLSTPTTELYNIYIKKIKKEDEEKFRNVIIAAIEGDDPNFKYEHKFLDDSGTYRYILGIGRVEKDATGKTLYIKGTEQDVTELKLAQEAALKNELKFNELISNINEIVFIVELEDEKEYNNPITYINGDTIGIFGYTHQELKNDPLLWPSRIHSDDFELVVAQGEKLHETGKPIVREYRFKHKDGYYLWIEDNISVGGEENKQTRLYGSARDITKRKKSEAAILEGRERLQLATQAARLGSYDWQIAENLLHWNDRMYELFGLEKGVGNAFYNKNEYIASILHPDDQVRVMNAYLYNLSNRELFNYKNEYRVIIHGKIKYIESHVIYFRDKKGIASRVIGTCLDVTERKEAEALLISNEEKDVLLKEIHHRVKNNLQVITSLLSLQSSYLKDDDQKRIFADSQYRINSMAIVHEMLYQSDNLSKLDYRHYLRELSEYLIRSIKGADNNVELILNIPDISLGIDTAIPLGLLINEILTNSLKYGIKKDNAGIITIAIHRQENEDTISQKASFVLEIGDDGEGYSDSINFKNTNSLGLRLINNLTRQLEGTMQKDNSKKGTNYIISFKEV; this is encoded by the coding sequence ATGGAAGATTTTTTTGCAGAAAACAACAAACAACCTAGGGAATTAGAGGATTCATTTGAACGTGTTTTTGATTTGTCCCCAGATTGTATGCTCAAAATAAGGACAATAGATTTAAGATTTGTTGCTGTAAATCAACAAGCTTGTGATTTATATGGTTACAGCAAAAAAGAATTTTATACAATGTCAGTGTTTGATGTTGATTTAGACAGTAGCGCAAAAAATAGGATTAATGCTCTTTTGGAGCAATATCACATTGGAGAGGTCATTGATGTAGAAGGAATTAGCAAGAAAAAAAATGGAACCTTATTTCCTGTCCAAGTTCGCTATTCTAAAATTGACGAAAATCATGTGTTAGCGGTTGTTCGTGAACTATCTGAAAAGAAAAAAAATGAAAATCTCAATCTAGAATTATTGAATGTTTTAGAAATACAAAAACGACAAAACCTTGAATTACGTTTAAATAAAGATGTCCTTCGAATGGTTGCTAGACAAGAGCCTGTGGATGATATTTTATTAATGCTGGCGGAACGAATGGAAGGACTATTAGAAGAAGTTAGGGTCTCTATTTTGTTGTTGGATGGCAATCGTCTATTGGTCAAATCGGCGCCTAGTTTGCCCAAAGAATTTATTGAATCAATCCATGGAATTACTGTTGGGGTTGATATTTTGCCTTGTTGTATTGCTGCAGAATCAAAAAGACAGGTGATTGTCCCTAATTTACATACTGATCCATTTTATATTAACTGTAGAGATTTGGCAAAGACGTTTGGAATTACGTCTTGTTGGTCGACTCCTATTATTTCGCCCAAGGGAGAAGTTTTGGGTACTTTTGCATTTTATTCTGCAACGGTTAGGGAACCTGTGTCGATAGAAATGGATTTGATTTTGATGGCAGCAGACTTGGCAGAAGTTGCTATAGAGCAGAGTTATTACAAAACAAGTTTAAAAAAAATTAATAAAAAATATTTAAAACAAAACAAAGAATTAGAAATAACCAAAAAAATTCTAGAAGAGGATAAAAAGATCCTAGAAGATAGAGAAGAACAATTGAAAGAAGCGCAATTACTCTCTAAAGTAGGTAGTTGGCACTATACCTTTGATACACAAGAGTTGCTATGGTCAGAACAACAATACCGAACGTATAATGTAGATCTTTCTACTCCGACAACAGAACTTTACAATATTTATATCAAAAAAATAAAAAAAGAGGACGAAGAAAAATTTCGGAATGTCATTATTGCAGCCATAGAAGGAGACGACCCTAACTTTAAGTACGAGCATAAGTTTTTGGACGACAGTGGTACGTATCGTTATATACTAGGCATTGGTCGAGTTGAAAAAGATGCAACAGGCAAAACGCTTTATATTAAAGGAACTGAGCAGGACGTAACAGAATTAAAGTTGGCTCAAGAAGCTGCCCTCAAAAATGAATTAAAGTTTAATGAGTTGATTTCTAACATCAACGAAATTGTTTTTATTGTAGAGCTAGAAGACGAAAAAGAGTATAATAATCCGATCACTTATATCAATGGAGATACGATTGGTATCTTTGGATACACGCACCAAGAGCTCAAAAATGATCCTCTATTGTGGCCTAGTAGAATTCATTCGGATGATTTTGAATTGGTAGTAGCGCAAGGAGAAAAATTACACGAAACAGGGAAACCTATTGTTAGAGAGTATCGCTTTAAACATAAAGATGGTTATTATTTGTGGATAGAGGATAATATATCTGTTGGAGGAGAGGAGAATAAGCAGACTAGATTGTATGGGAGTGCTAGGGATATTACCAAACGAAAAAAATCGGAGGCCGCAATTTTAGAAGGAAGAGAACGATTGCAGTTGGCAACGCAAGCCGCTCGTTTAGGGAGTTATGATTGGCAAATTGCAGAGAATTTATTGCATTGGAACGATAGAATGTATGAATTGTTTGGTTTGGAAAAAGGAGTTGGGAATGCCTTTTATAATAAAAATGAATACATTGCTTCTATCTTGCACCCAGATGATCAAGTAAGGGTAATGAATGCTTATTTATACAATCTTAGCAATAGAGAATTGTTTAATTATAAAAATGAATACCGTGTAATTATTCATGGAAAGATAAAATACATCGAAAGTCATGTCATTTATTTTCGAGATAAAAAGGGTATTGCTTCTAGGGTTATTGGTACCTGTTTGGATGTAACAGAGCGAAAAGAGGCAGAGGCACTTTTGATTTCTAATGAAGAAAAAGACGTTTTACTTAAAGAGATTCATCATCGAGTGAAAAATAATTTGCAAGTAATTACCAGTCTTTTGAGTTTGCAGTCAAGTTATCTTAAGGACGATGACCAAAAACGAATTTTTGCAGATAGTCAGTATCGAATCAATTCTATGGCAATTGTTCATGAAATGTTGTATCAGTCGGATAATCTCTCTAAGTTAGATTACCGCCATTATTTGCGAGAATTGAGTGAATATTTAATTCGTTCTATTAAGGGCGCTGATAATAATGTCGAGTTGATATTGAATATTCCAGATATTAGTTTGGGCATAGATACAGCGATTCCTTTAGGATTGCTCATTAATGAAATATTAACCAATTCTTTAAAATATGGAATTAAGAAAGACAATGCAGGGATTATTACTATAGCCATACATCGACAAGAAAATGAGGATACAATATCTCAGAAAGCTTCCTTTGTGTTAGAAATAGGAGATGATGGAGAAGGCTATTCTGATAGTATTAATTTTAAAAATACCAATTCCTTAGGTTTGAGGTTAATCAATAACTTAACCCGTCAACTAGAAGGAACCATGCAAAAAGATAACTCTAAAAAAGGAACCAATTATATCATTTCATTCAAAGAGGTTTAA